From Mytilus edulis chromosome 9, xbMytEdul2.2, whole genome shotgun sequence, the proteins below share one genomic window:
- the LOC139487530 gene encoding uncharacterized protein: MQQNIVKKTCETTAEIMCYKRITLVQMVPVVLVLLFVCIFKVNYDKNSTKIPPIKTEEYNGLKSFTYEKRVNIKTETQPIQESDAVESIRNDCGKLCETKEKGVSGPYFDQITVPIDCQALFKNEQIDRGHGLSNAPKTIPKNIYMDFTMNNRLNVSSWYFNDGGYLGKTARLAVWTEQIIEEYISLAKDNKLKGTYGESETNALRDGLKHAPGIMNGRVLVIGSEIPWVEACALEAGAREVVTLEYGKIISKHPKIKTMIPDQYRKSYLNKTLGSFDAIVTFSSIEHSGLGRYGDGLNPWGDIIAIARGWCVTKKGGSLTIGVPYSYERDYIMFNAGRWYGKIRYPYLTTNWKQHYRGYGLQRVHVFTKINEDFTRQLDNYRLKEPHPYFPLNNIDKHYSQAHQDATVYQISRKKNGFFVEMGAFNGKTLSNTLWLERKHNWTGLLIEANPDLCRQIDALKRHAWRLCACISDTLNKTEFIQSGVLGGMASELDNDQMKMVKTKRTISVPCFKMIDILGLIGVQHIDYFSLDVEGSEMIILESIRNELISGKIVVNIWSIEYRSWDGKKIIINKSFKKLKNLRDFFENIGGYVEHSQLDNKDGDTRDGMALDVVFVRT; the protein is encoded by the coding sequence AAAAAAACCTGTGAGACAACGGCAGAAATTATGTGCTACAAAAGAATTACACTGGTACAAATGGTGCCAGTTGTTCTAGTTCTACTGTTTGTGTGCATATTCAAAGTCAACTATGACAAGAACTCAACAAAGATACCACCTATAAAAACAGAGGAATATAACGGTCTGAAATCATTCACATATGAAAAAAGAGTTAATATCAAAACAGAGACACAGCCCATTCAGGAATCAGATGCTGTAGAATCTATCAGAAACGATTGCGGAAAACTTTGCGAAACAAAGGAAAAAGGGGTATCTGGACCTTACTTTGACCAAATAACTGTCCCAATTGATTGTCAAGCGCTctttaaaaatgaacaaatagatCGTGGCCACGGCTTATCTAATGCACCCAAAACGAtacctaaaaatatatatatggactTTACGATGAACAACAGACTAAACGTGTCATCATGGTATTTCAACGATGGGGGATATTTGGGTAAGACGGCCAGACTGGCAGTTTGGACAGAACAAATAATCGAGGAATACATTTCTTTGGCAAAAGACAACAAGTTAAAGGGAACGTATGGAGAATCAGAAACAAATGCTTTACGAGATGGTTTAAAGCATGCACCTGGCATTATGAATGGTCGCGTTTTGGTTATAGGTTCAGAAATTCCCTGGGTAGAAGCATGTGCTTTGGAAGCAGGAGCACGCGAGGTTGTTACGTTAGAATACggtaaaattatttcaaaacaccCTAAAATAAAGACAATGATACCCGATCAATATCGGAAAAGTTACTTAAACAAAACTTTAGGGAGTTTTGATGCTATCGTTACTTTTAGTTCAATAGAACATTCCGGTTTAGGCAGGTATGGCGACGGACTTAATCCCTGGGGAGATATCATTGCCATTGCCAGGGGATGGTGTGTAACTAAGAAAGGTGGATCGTTAACCATTGGCGTTCCATATAGTTATGAAAGGGATTACATCATGTTTAATGCCGGTAGGTGGTATGGGAAGATAAGGTATCCATATCTAACAACAAATTGGAAACAGCATTATCGAGGTTATGGACTCCAACGCGTACATGTTTTTACTAAAATCAATGAAGATTTTACAAGACAGCTTGATAATTACAGGCTGAAAGAACCGCATCCTTATTTTCCTTTAAACAACATTGATAAACACTACTCGCAAGCACATCAAGATGCAACTGTGTATCAAATTTCCAGAAAGAAAAATGGATTTTTTGTTGAAATGGGAGCATTCAATGGAAAAACGCTTTCAAATACTTTGTGGTTAGAAAGAAAACATAACTGGACTGGACTTTTGATAGAAGCTAACCCCGATCTTTGTCGTCAAATAGATGCGCTGAAACGGCACGCTTGGCGTCTGTGTGCATGTATATCAGATACATTAAATAAAACTGAATTCATTCAGAGCGGCGTATTAGGCGGCATGGCATCCGAATTAGACAATGATCAGATGAAGATGGTAAAAACTAAACGAACAATTTCAGTTCcttgttttaaaatgatagaCATCCTAGGTCTGATAGGCGTGCAACATATTGACTACTTTTCGTTGGACGTTGAAGGTTCAGAAATGATTATTTTGGAGTCAATAAGAAACGAACTGATATCTGGAAAAATAGTGGTAAATATTTGGTCTATTGAATATAGATCATGGGACgggaaaaaaattattataaacaagtcattcaaaaaattaaagaatttacgagacttttttgaaaatattggaGGTTATGTGGAACATTCTCAGTTAGATAATAAAGATGGTGATACTAGAGACGGTATGGCATTGGATGTTGTGTTTGTTCGTACTTAA